One part of the Novipirellula aureliae genome encodes these proteins:
- a CDS encoding LamG-like jellyroll fold domain-containing protein encodes MADPKLNRDLDRLLSKLVEGDVSADEKLALDQVLKSDANARRRYVHYLDLHDELALRSEVSIQQKSGVFAGLLERRAATLLALAAAILLIAFGALLGRKSLALIASGTATGLEMGEVAAAASELMDDGVAVLVHAVDAEWAMSDPPSSGSILSPGQLKIDSGMVLIEFYSGARLITEGSVSLEIVSSNQAIFHSGKLRAFVPPHAEGFSVISPQFELVDLGTEFGLEVGKDGRSEVQVFDGKVELYPPDGKRWLKQRQPLHGGSGLSKSAAGETSAIAADPHSFPSFEEFRLRNESASQKRYARWKMLNQSLVNDPRIAARFDFESDSPDKLIGSKQQQGDGTIVGAKRADGRWVGKGALAFTRPGDRVRVNIPGEFDSLTIMAWIRVDAAPDRQQSLLLTDGHELGRLHWQIRRDGALRLSVRTSESYGENAISCSSPPFLNPRRIGAWSFVCSVYDGPGREVRHYLDGDEISRHTIKEHQTVKIGLGDIGNWMGVPDQLNRSRPVRNFCGRIDEMTVWKVALDAEQISELYRDSRL; translated from the coding sequence ATGGCTGATCCTAAATTGAACCGAGACTTGGATCGATTGCTATCGAAGTTGGTAGAAGGCGACGTTTCCGCTGATGAAAAATTGGCGCTGGATCAAGTTTTGAAATCCGACGCGAACGCTCGTAGGCGATACGTGCACTATTTGGATCTGCACGATGAGCTGGCCCTGCGCAGTGAGGTGAGTATCCAACAAAAATCCGGCGTGTTTGCGGGGCTGTTGGAGCGTCGGGCGGCGACTTTGCTGGCGCTGGCCGCAGCTATACTACTCATTGCGTTTGGGGCTCTGTTGGGACGCAAATCACTCGCGCTGATCGCGAGCGGAACGGCCACCGGGCTTGAGATGGGCGAGGTCGCTGCTGCGGCGAGTGAGCTTATGGATGATGGCGTTGCTGTCCTTGTTCACGCGGTGGATGCAGAGTGGGCGATGAGCGATCCGCCATCGTCGGGAAGTATCTTGTCGCCGGGGCAACTGAAGATAGATAGTGGCATGGTCTTGATTGAATTTTACAGTGGTGCGAGGTTGATTACCGAAGGTTCGGTATCACTGGAGATTGTTTCTTCCAACCAAGCGATTTTCCACAGTGGAAAGTTGAGAGCGTTCGTTCCGCCACACGCAGAAGGTTTTAGTGTGATATCGCCCCAGTTCGAGTTGGTAGACCTCGGAACGGAGTTCGGACTGGAAGTTGGTAAGGATGGGCGATCGGAGGTGCAAGTGTTCGACGGTAAGGTGGAGCTGTATCCGCCCGACGGTAAACGCTGGCTAAAACAACGGCAACCGCTGCACGGCGGCAGTGGTCTATCTAAGTCAGCGGCGGGTGAAACTTCGGCGATTGCAGCTGATCCCCACAGCTTCCCGTCATTTGAAGAATTCCGTCTGCGGAACGAATCCGCTTCGCAAAAGCGATACGCCCGGTGGAAAATGTTGAATCAGTCACTGGTGAATGATCCTCGTATTGCGGCGCGTTTTGATTTTGAATCCGACTCGCCCGACAAGCTCATTGGTTCGAAGCAACAGCAAGGTGACGGAACCATCGTTGGCGCTAAGCGGGCTGATGGGCGTTGGGTGGGCAAGGGGGCGTTGGCATTCACTCGGCCAGGTGATCGTGTTCGCGTCAACATTCCAGGTGAATTCGATTCGCTGACCATAATGGCCTGGATTCGAGTCGATGCGGCGCCCGATCGTCAGCAATCGCTGTTGCTCACCGATGGGCATGAACTGGGGCGATTGCATTGGCAGATCAGAAGGGACGGTGCACTTCGATTGAGTGTTCGGACTTCGGAGTCCTATGGTGAAAACGCGATTAGTTGTTCGTCACCACCGTTTTTGAATCCGCGCCGAATTGGGGCCTGGAGTTTCGTTTGCAGCGTCTACGACGGCCCTGGCCGTGAGGTGCGTCACTACCTTGATGGCGATGAGATTTCAAGGCACACCATCAAGGAACACCAAACCGTGAAGATTGGTTTGGGGGACATTGGCAATTGGATGGGGGTTCCCGATCAACTGAATCGCTCTAGGCCGGTGCGTAATTTTTGTGGCCGGATCGACGAAATGACGGTCTGGAAAGTTGCGCTCGATGCAGAGCAGATTTCTGAATTGTACAGAGACTCGCGACTATAG
- a CDS encoding sigma-70 family RNA polymerase sigma factor, with protein sequence MVDVTEEFVGYWTQHQADVQRYVFKLVPCTADVDDILQLTATGLWRKFDQYDRQRPFIGWAIRFAYIEVLAWRQRQMRDRLVFSDETLALVADTIAEEMPVMELRRMSLDRCLEKLPLKDRNLIYSRYRQQASVKQLAEDQGVSGHKLYYRIEKLRGMLMDCIERSIANQGWQNG encoded by the coding sequence ATGGTAGATGTTACGGAAGAATTTGTCGGCTATTGGACCCAGCATCAGGCGGATGTGCAGCGGTATGTATTTAAGCTGGTGCCCTGCACGGCAGATGTGGATGATATTTTGCAGCTGACGGCGACAGGTTTGTGGCGAAAGTTTGACCAGTACGATCGCCAGCGGCCTTTCATCGGTTGGGCCATTCGCTTTGCGTACATCGAAGTGCTGGCGTGGCGTCAGCGACAAATGCGTGATCGCTTAGTCTTTTCTGATGAAACGCTGGCGTTGGTTGCCGACACGATCGCCGAAGAAATGCCAGTGATGGAACTTCGCCGGATGAGTTTGGATCGCTGCTTAGAGAAATTGCCGCTGAAGGATCGCAATCTGATTTACAGTCGTTATCGCCAGCAAGCTTCGGTCAAACAACTAGCCGAAGACCAAGGCGTTAGTGGACACAAGTTGTATTATCGTATTGAAAAGCTGCGTGGAATGCTGATGGATTGCATCGAACGCTCAATAGCAAACCAAGGGTGGCAAAATGGCTGA
- a CDS encoding thioredoxin-like domain-containing protein, which yields MKKAQYNSVTKILPILFSCGLIVFAASSCKKNESERALEKPDVTIQTSDKTISDWASFFPDGLMDSDGVDVPLERLEGKLVGLYFSASWCAPCHLFSPHLIEFQDQYKEHFEVVLVGRDGVKEKQLEYMKEYDMPFPTTKWANGKNTQSNNLKDKYKATSIPRLVILSSEGQLVIDNAREAIQSTPEDVAELFTNKRKLDELVAANAKILAKQANEAQIELQNKIQTYTRALQEKFPPLDEGHKTTQIAHYTFDSTADDSLEESPAFTLENTTYEDGALNLNGHYFPRDGGYRASLSLADLLYTQFSIGQEFLIREHADVASKSTTIVVGGRSFRWFGLRCNQDGKIELFLNNGRFAHTLSGAEVSLNEWNRVLTSVDLYEGVVKIWFNGKLLPEVKIPEDFILDVIASQAIERDKNFHFTNHSTSETLDGLVDDVVIYDGSLSDTEIVQEAASFGSRWSN from the coding sequence ATGAAAAAAGCTCAGTATAATTCAGTAACTAAAATCCTTCCGATCCTTTTCAGTTGTGGACTCATTGTTTTTGCGGCCAGTTCATGCAAGAAGAATGAAAGCGAAAGAGCTCTGGAAAAACCTGATGTTACAATTCAAACCTCTGACAAAACGATTTCAGATTGGGCTTCTTTCTTTCCAGATGGTTTGATGGACTCCGATGGTGTTGATGTTCCTTTGGAACGCCTGGAAGGTAAACTTGTTGGATTGTATTTCTCGGCTTCATGGTGCGCTCCCTGCCATCTTTTCTCACCCCATCTGATTGAATTTCAAGATCAATATAAGGAGCATTTCGAAGTGGTCTTGGTTGGCAGAGATGGTGTGAAAGAAAAACAGTTGGAATATATGAAAGAATACGACATGCCCTTTCCGACAACGAAATGGGCCAACGGCAAGAATACTCAATCCAACAATCTAAAGGACAAGTATAAGGCAACAAGCATACCGCGTTTAGTCATCCTCTCTTCGGAAGGCCAGCTTGTCATCGATAATGCTCGCGAGGCCATCCAATCGACACCGGAGGATGTTGCTGAGTTATTTACAAACAAACGAAAGCTGGACGAGTTGGTGGCAGCGAACGCCAAGATATTGGCAAAGCAAGCCAATGAAGCCCAAATAGAACTTCAAAACAAAATCCAAACATACACCAGGGCTCTTCAGGAAAAATTTCCCCCTCTTGATGAAGGTCACAAAACGACCCAAATTGCTCACTATACATTTGATTCTACAGCGGATGATTCGCTCGAGGAGAGTCCTGCCTTTACTCTGGAGAACACGACTTACGAAGACGGAGCGTTAAACCTCAACGGCCATTATTTCCCCAGGGACGGTGGGTATCGAGCAAGCCTCTCCTTAGCGGATTTGCTGTACACCCAGTTCAGTATTGGACAGGAATTTTTAATACGTGAACACGCCGATGTTGCCAGTAAATCAACGACAATCGTTGTCGGTGGCAGAAGCTTTCGCTGGTTCGGTCTTAGGTGCAATCAGGACGGGAAAATAGAACTGTTTCTGAACAACGGTCGTTTTGCTCACACTCTATCGGGTGCCGAAGTCTCCTTAAACGAATGGAACCGTGTTCTGACCTCGGTCGATCTGTATGAGGGAGTCGTTAAAATCTGGTTTAATGGCAAGCTGCTGCCGGAAGTCAAGATTCCGGAAGATTTCATACTGGATGTGATTGCTTCACAAGCGATAGAGCGGGATAAAAATTTCCACTTTACGAATCATAGTACCTCAGAAACACTCGACGGACTGGTGGATGATGTGGTTATTTACGATGGATCTTTGTCGGATACTGAAATAGTCCAAGAAGCGGCATCCTTTGGTAGTCGGTGGAGCAATTAG
- a CDS encoding sialate O-acetylesterase has product MKRLLEYISIPTHRIFTRSQASDVWGWGLRFSMLAMLFSANTSLQAQVKLASIFSDNMVLQQDQQVKIWGTAPAGNLVTVKASWNESVSTSTNDKGQWEATLTTPKAGPDSYELSIVSDEATVRLNNVVTGEVWFCSGQSNMNFQLRRSKGVKQDTMLANNPQIRFFQSGKTGWQVSTYDIAKDFSAVGFYFGLSLHQKLNVPVGLIQSTVGGSPAEAWTPLETLQNDPALKVVVDRWDRWLADYNATDASAYNSALKQWEANGKRGIEPPMPRSVYSIKRYHHQRGILFKDKVKPFIPFAIKGVIWYQGEGNVEWGNEYEHLFTSLISAWRNAWGQGDFPFFFVQIPPYNYSDRFGKDRRLQAPILREGQNRAQALPNTGMVCTMDIGDPDNVHPIIKKPIGERLALIALAKTYGFNTIEYSGPTFKRCSVTGDKVTVEFDHTAQGLVAKDGAAKWFELAGPDGVFHPAIAALEGHKAIVSSNSVTEPIKIRYAWQSAPITNVFNSEGLPAVPFLADTSSTSR; this is encoded by the coding sequence ATGAAACGATTATTAGAATACATATCAATACCGACCCATAGAATTTTCACTCGATCACAGGCGAGCGATGTTTGGGGATGGGGGCTGAGATTTAGCATGCTTGCTATGCTTTTTTCTGCAAACACAAGTCTTCAGGCACAGGTCAAGCTTGCTAGTATTTTTTCAGACAACATGGTGTTGCAGCAGGACCAGCAGGTAAAGATTTGGGGGACGGCTCCTGCAGGAAATCTTGTGACTGTGAAAGCAAGCTGGAACGAATCGGTCTCCACCAGCACCAATGATAAGGGGCAATGGGAAGCCACCCTGACCACCCCCAAAGCCGGGCCGGATTCGTATGAGCTGTCCATTGTGAGCGACGAAGCCACCGTGCGTCTGAACAATGTGGTCACTGGCGAAGTTTGGTTTTGCTCTGGACAATCCAATATGAATTTTCAACTCAGAAGGAGTAAAGGGGTAAAGCAAGACACGATGCTTGCCAACAATCCACAGATACGTTTTTTTCAAAGCGGTAAAACAGGGTGGCAAGTCAGTACGTATGACATTGCAAAGGATTTTTCAGCGGTAGGATTTTACTTTGGTTTATCTCTGCACCAAAAGCTAAACGTTCCGGTGGGCTTGATTCAGTCTACGGTGGGCGGCAGTCCGGCAGAGGCCTGGACTCCCCTTGAGACCCTACAAAACGATCCTGCTCTGAAAGTGGTTGTTGATCGCTGGGATCGATGGCTAGCCGACTACAATGCCACTGACGCGTCTGCCTATAACTCGGCTTTGAAGCAGTGGGAGGCAAACGGAAAGCGAGGCATCGAACCCCCGATGCCGCGTTCTGTTTACTCCATCAAACGCTACCATCACCAGCGTGGTATCTTGTTCAAAGATAAAGTAAAGCCCTTTATTCCCTTCGCCATCAAAGGCGTTATTTGGTATCAGGGCGAAGGCAATGTGGAGTGGGGCAACGAGTATGAGCATCTTTTTACGAGTCTCATCAGCGCTTGGCGTAACGCTTGGGGACAAGGAGATTTTCCCTTCTTTTTCGTGCAAATCCCACCGTACAATTACTCGGACCGTTTTGGCAAGGACAGACGCCTTCAAGCCCCTATTCTTCGCGAAGGACAAAACCGTGCCCAAGCGCTTCCAAACACCGGCATGGTATGCACGATGGATATCGGGGACCCGGACAATGTACACCCCATCATAAAAAAACCTATCGGAGAACGATTAGCGCTCATTGCCTTGGCCAAAACCTATGGTTTTAATACCATTGAATATTCGGGACCGACGTTCAAACGCTGTTCCGTGACGGGCGATAAAGTGACGGTCGAATTTGATCATACTGCCCAAGGCTTAGTGGCCAAAGACGGTGCTGCCAAATGGTTCGAACTGGCCGGCCCCGATGGCGTATTCCACCCCGCTATTGCAGCCTTGGAAGGTCACAAGGCCATTGTTTCGAGCAATAGCGTGACGGAGCCCATTAAAATTCGGTATGCTTGGCAATCCGCTCCAATAACCAATGTATTCAACTCCGAAGGATTGCCGGCCGTTCCTTTCCTCGCTGACACTTCGAGTACGAGCCGATAG
- a CDS encoding DUF5060 domain-containing protein → MFEMKREMARLAGLGVCCFGLALLLASAANAADATISGELRQWHKVTLTLDGPQASEDGTPNPFLDYRMQVTFCHPESGQTYVVPGYFAADGDAANTSATSGNKWRAHLAPDHPGEWTYNVSFRQGQNVAVSDAPDAGTPVDSVDGLSGSMMILKTDKTGRDFRSKGRLNYVGKHHLQFAGSGEFFLKAGADAPENFLAYRDFDGDFKTDGHKDNLIKDWTPHVQDWKPGDPTWQDGKGKGIIGAVNYLASQGLNSFSFLTLNIDGDDRNVFPYTTYGERDRIDCSRMDQWETVFAHGTHLGMYLHFKTQEAENVNLLDDGDLGKQRKLYYRELIARFAHHLALNWNLGEEVGLGHKVSTQKKQDWAEYFWTHDPYQHHIVIHNGNNHFDLLGDASALTGFSLQTNQADFSRVHDATLNYIRRSVEAGKPWVVACDEPGDATHALITDAEDPTRDNARKNALWGNLMAGGAGVEWYFGYKHPHSDLTCQDYRVRQKMWEQCRIALEFFADNKIPFWNMKNADEKFASKNAYCLMEPGKLYLVFCKQAEQAALDLSDAEGVFEVLWFNPRSGGPLQTGSTQVVSGGGKVMIGDPPSDSGQDWLAVVRPGDANHDYPPGVSAGADLTIMLPRSANSVTVDLKGKISDDGKPGGALTSQWTKTSGPGAATFADATAQETNVTLNGAGKYVLKLTASDGKQTAASSQTITVEPFQSRVTRSVFPIDDVCIEGTKVINDQHLKVEGKRRTSLIQFDLQGLPPNILDAKLRLTGGGDAGGGTLRVFRGAHSDWNSNTLTKESAPKPNELVGELTGNVGQGESVTIPVTSMIKGDGTYTLVVTLDEGGNDIWFVASGSEEGPELLITFEDPDGRYATFGQSAEADAGDALVLQAMTDFEFVVSGPFVPGYKDGARKAMAIDAAQYQGKFAAAETTFKGEAGVYDLVLTTLTETDGESSYRLLVAGEKVGEVQNPVAKRDYETTPHRFSEVSLMPGDTIRIEFSSASNGKIPEGDAFAFSRGRWESVTILDHGAAFKQPAKAAKPPASAEASSKPFDYTYDQNQAKKVHKQSNGIVVVEAEDFDSVDRQHHRKWYLTTADTMPNVKPDPDPNHADGASGGAYLEILPDTRVTHADPLVRGVSFSNTPGECSVLYYPVMIEKPGRYYVWARICCTGAEDNGLHVGIDGVWPESGARMQFTGQHGKWQWDSRQRTDKVHTGVLGQIWLDIDEPGLHTIMFSMREDGFEFDKFMLTPNQKPMASKTLEPGPPVSPRL, encoded by the coding sequence ATGTTTGAAATGAAGAGGGAAATGGCGCGTCTTGCTGGGCTCGGCGTTTGCTGTTTTGGGCTTGCTTTGCTGTTGGCGAGTGCGGCGAACGCGGCCGATGCGACGATCAGTGGAGAATTGCGACAGTGGCATAAAGTCACATTGACGCTTGACGGGCCGCAAGCTTCGGAAGATGGAACTCCGAACCCGTTTCTCGATTATCGAATGCAGGTCACGTTTTGCCACCCCGAGTCGGGACAGACCTATGTCGTCCCCGGTTATTTTGCTGCCGATGGCGATGCCGCCAATACGTCGGCGACATCGGGAAACAAATGGCGAGCTCACTTGGCCCCGGATCACCCGGGCGAGTGGACTTACAACGTCTCGTTCCGACAAGGCCAAAATGTTGCGGTTTCCGATGCCCCCGATGCGGGAACGCCCGTCGACAGCGTCGATGGATTGAGCGGGAGCATGATGATTCTAAAAACCGACAAGACAGGTCGTGACTTTCGAAGCAAGGGACGACTTAACTATGTCGGCAAGCATCACTTGCAATTTGCCGGAAGCGGTGAGTTCTTCCTCAAAGCTGGAGCGGATGCCCCTGAGAACTTCCTCGCTTACCGAGACTTTGATGGCGATTTCAAAACCGACGGGCATAAAGATAACCTGATCAAGGATTGGACGCCACACGTTCAGGACTGGAAGCCCGGTGATCCGACGTGGCAGGACGGGAAAGGAAAGGGGATCATCGGAGCGGTCAACTATCTCGCCTCGCAAGGGCTGAACTCATTCTCGTTCCTGACTCTCAACATCGACGGCGACGATCGAAATGTGTTCCCTTATACGACCTATGGCGAGCGAGACCGAATCGACTGCTCGCGTATGGATCAATGGGAAACGGTTTTCGCGCACGGTACCCATCTCGGCATGTACCTGCACTTCAAAACACAAGAAGCGGAAAATGTCAATTTGCTCGATGACGGTGACTTGGGAAAACAGCGAAAGTTGTACTATCGCGAGCTGATTGCCCGTTTCGCTCACCATTTAGCACTCAACTGGAATCTGGGTGAAGAGGTTGGCTTGGGACACAAAGTCAGCACGCAAAAAAAGCAGGATTGGGCGGAATACTTCTGGACGCACGATCCTTACCAGCACCACATCGTGATCCACAACGGCAACAACCACTTCGACCTGCTCGGAGACGCCTCTGCGCTGACAGGGTTCTCGCTACAGACCAATCAAGCCGACTTCAGCCGTGTGCATGACGCCACGCTCAATTACATCCGTCGTTCTGTCGAGGCGGGAAAGCCCTGGGTGGTGGCTTGCGATGAGCCTGGCGATGCGACGCATGCACTGATCACCGACGCCGAGGACCCGACGCGAGACAATGCACGAAAGAATGCGCTGTGGGGAAACCTCATGGCTGGCGGCGCTGGCGTCGAGTGGTACTTTGGCTACAAGCACCCGCACAGCGATCTGACCTGTCAAGACTATCGCGTGCGTCAGAAGATGTGGGAACAATGCCGAATCGCTCTCGAGTTTTTTGCGGACAACAAGATCCCATTCTGGAACATGAAAAATGCGGATGAGAAGTTTGCCAGCAAGAATGCTTATTGTCTGATGGAGCCAGGAAAGTTGTATTTGGTGTTCTGTAAGCAAGCCGAGCAAGCGGCACTTGATCTTTCTGACGCAGAGGGCGTCTTTGAAGTCCTGTGGTTCAATCCACGCAGCGGTGGACCCTTGCAGACTGGATCGACGCAGGTGGTGAGCGGGGGCGGCAAGGTCATGATCGGCGATCCGCCCAGCGATTCGGGGCAAGATTGGTTGGCCGTCGTTCGGCCTGGCGATGCCAATCACGACTATCCTCCCGGCGTCAGTGCGGGAGCAGATCTGACAATCATGCTGCCACGCTCGGCAAACTCCGTCACGGTCGATCTCAAAGGCAAGATTAGCGATGACGGAAAACCAGGTGGCGCGTTAACGTCGCAGTGGACCAAAACCAGTGGCCCCGGAGCTGCAACGTTTGCGGACGCGACCGCTCAAGAGACGAACGTCACCCTCAACGGTGCTGGTAAATATGTCTTGAAACTGACGGCGAGCGATGGAAAGCAGACTGCCGCGTCGAGCCAGACAATCACCGTGGAACCTTTCCAGTCGAGAGTGACGCGAAGTGTGTTCCCGATCGACGATGTCTGCATTGAGGGAACCAAAGTGATTAACGATCAGCATCTGAAGGTCGAAGGAAAGCGTCGTACGAGCTTGATTCAATTCGATCTTCAGGGACTTCCGCCAAACATCCTTGATGCCAAACTCCGTTTGACCGGCGGTGGTGATGCTGGCGGCGGAACGCTTCGCGTTTTTCGTGGGGCGCATTCGGATTGGAATAGTAACACGTTGACGAAGGAATCGGCCCCCAAACCGAACGAGCTAGTCGGCGAGTTGACTGGAAATGTTGGTCAGGGCGAATCGGTGACCATTCCCGTCACGTCGATGATAAAAGGTGACGGCACTTACACGTTGGTCGTGACGCTTGACGAGGGCGGTAATGACATTTGGTTTGTCGCGTCGGGAAGCGAGGAGGGGCCCGAGCTTTTGATCACGTTCGAAGATCCAGACGGACGCTACGCCACGTTCGGCCAGTCTGCCGAAGCGGATGCTGGTGACGCTTTGGTCTTGCAAGCCATGACCGATTTCGAGTTCGTCGTTTCGGGCCCCTTTGTGCCGGGCTACAAGGACGGTGCCCGAAAGGCGATGGCGATCGATGCGGCTCAGTATCAAGGCAAGTTTGCCGCAGCCGAGACCACGTTCAAAGGCGAAGCGGGGGTATACGATCTCGTGCTGACAACGCTCACCGAAACCGACGGCGAATCCTCCTACCGACTATTGGTAGCTGGAGAAAAGGTCGGTGAGGTGCAAAACCCGGTAGCCAAGCGTGATTATGAGACGACCCCACATCGTTTCAGCGAAGTTTCGCTCATGCCCGGTGACACGATCCGCATCGAGTTTAGCTCTGCCTCGAACGGTAAGATTCCCGAAGGCGACGCCTTTGCTTTCTCTCGTGGACGATGGGAATCGGTAACGATTCTTGATCATGGTGCTGCGTTTAAGCAACCCGCAAAGGCAGCCAAGCCGCCGGCTTCCGCTGAAGCGAGCAGCAAACCGTTCGACTACACCTACGACCAAAATCAAGCGAAGAAAGTGCACAAACAGAGCAACGGAATCGTCGTTGTCGAAGCCGAGGATTTTGACTCGGTCGATCGCCAGCATCACCGAAAATGGTACCTGACGACTGCCGATACAATGCCGAACGTGAAACCGGACCCCGATCCGAATCACGCCGATGGTGCTAGCGGCGGCGCGTATCTGGAGATCTTGCCTGATACCCGAGTCACGCACGCAGATCCGCTGGTCAGAGGTGTTAGTTTCTCGAATACGCCTGGCGAGTGCAGCGTGCTGTACTACCCCGTCATGATCGAGAAGCCGGGACGCTATTACGTTTGGGCACGCATTTGCTGTACGGGAGCCGAAGACAACGGACTGCACGTTGGAATCGATGGCGTGTGGCCCGAGTCAGGTGCCCGAATGCAATTCACCGGCCAACACGGCAAGTGGCAGTGGGATTCTCGGCAACGAACCGACAAGGTTCATACAGGCGTGTTGGGGCAAATCTGGCTCGATATCGACGAACCAGGCCTGCACACGATCATGTTCTCGATGCGAGAGGATGGTTTCGAGTTCGATAAGTTTATGCTGACCCCGAACCAAAAGCCAATGGCAAGCAAGACGCTCGAACCCGGCCCTCCAGTGAGCCCCAGGTTGTAG
- a CDS encoding sigma-70 family RNA polymerase sigma factor — translation MDNRSFQSFLNITENRSRILAMIVTMVRDFDVAEDLFQETVLEILHSEEQFDPTRSFTPWACGIAKNVVHQYWRRQKQSPANGLGEMIADLAMISAEGDDEMWHRERKALRSCFQKLPSRMQRLLLLRYGHNIKGPELAESAACRLGSIRTTLARLRFQLRQCIQAKTAES, via the coding sequence ATGGACAATCGCTCGTTTCAATCGTTTCTAAACATCACGGAGAACCGATCTCGGATTCTGGCCATGATTGTGACCATGGTGCGTGACTTCGACGTGGCCGAGGACCTTTTCCAGGAAACCGTGCTCGAGATTCTTCATAGCGAAGAGCAGTTTGATCCGACGCGGAGCTTTACGCCTTGGGCCTGCGGGATCGCTAAGAACGTGGTGCATCAGTATTGGAGACGTCAAAAGCAATCCCCCGCAAATGGGCTAGGCGAGATGATCGCCGATTTAGCAATGATTAGTGCTGAGGGGGACGACGAGATGTGGCACCGTGAACGAAAGGCACTTCGAAGCTGTTTTCAGAAACTGCCCAGCCGAATGCAGCGACTTCTACTGTTGCGTTACGGCCACAACATCAAAGGCCCAGAATTGGCCGAATCCGCAGCCTGTCGGCTCGGGTCGATCCGTACGACGTTAGCGCGATTGCGATTCCAACTGCGTCAATGTATTCAGGCAAAAACGGCCGAGAGCTGA
- a CDS encoding FecR family protein produces MNDKHFDDLLAAYLEGDISAEQLSELHRIVQSSEPWKQRFQEATRVHVLLRETLVEQVELQAIQQSPTQNEVRPSRHWTYAAIAVAAILLVSATIGYNAYHPHLDSTLEIGVCMSVSGSGETLVERGERLYQAIPNLPLQTGDQVICDANAQAMVRLADGSILSMEPGARLTLVSDSPEVILQQGEAFFEIAPRRPGMPAFQIRTGHSTVAVMGTVFSLVANDHTELKVYEGSVKLTRNSDKASVEVGSQQMASTGMASFAAEKLSHPPMEILTLTPTDDVTLDRGKPEHNQQLKVEGQRRIVYLRFEIPDRDGIRSARLRLTQNIDSGTGTLRYFLGDHADWSEDNLTEVGPPKRLTKVAERKGVVQRGQIIEVDVSDATRHPGPITIIMTLDKAHEDDIWFGSRESDTPPQLILRYLPGPLEKSYPPPKLSDPPV; encoded by the coding sequence ATGAACGATAAACATTTTGATGACCTGTTGGCCGCCTATCTGGAAGGCGATATCTCTGCCGAGCAACTGAGCGAGTTACACAGGATTGTGCAGTCATCGGAACCATGGAAACAACGATTCCAAGAGGCGACTCGTGTGCATGTTCTGCTGCGTGAGACCCTCGTCGAACAAGTCGAACTTCAAGCGATTCAGCAGTCGCCAACTCAAAACGAAGTAAGACCGTCGCGGCATTGGACTTACGCGGCAATCGCAGTTGCTGCGATTCTGCTGGTCTCTGCCACAATTGGCTACAATGCGTATCACCCCCATCTCGATTCAACACTCGAAATTGGGGTCTGCATGAGTGTTTCTGGGAGCGGCGAAACGTTGGTCGAACGAGGCGAGCGGCTTTATCAAGCGATCCCCAATCTCCCTCTTCAAACCGGGGACCAGGTCATTTGCGACGCGAATGCTCAGGCAATGGTTCGTCTCGCTGATGGCTCGATACTCTCGATGGAACCCGGCGCACGGCTCACACTCGTTTCGGATTCGCCAGAGGTAATACTCCAGCAGGGTGAGGCATTTTTTGAGATTGCACCACGCCGCCCAGGGATGCCTGCCTTTCAGATTCGGACGGGGCACTCTACCGTGGCGGTGATGGGCACGGTTTTCTCGCTGGTGGCAAATGACCATACGGAACTTAAAGTGTATGAGGGCAGCGTCAAACTGACTCGAAATAGCGACAAAGCCTCCGTCGAGGTCGGCTCTCAGCAAATGGCTTCCACCGGGATGGCAAGCTTTGCAGCCGAGAAACTGTCGCATCCACCGATGGAGATTCTGACACTGACACCAACCGACGACGTAACCCTCGATCGTGGCAAGCCAGAGCACAATCAGCAGCTAAAGGTGGAAGGTCAGCGTCGCATTGTCTACCTGCGCTTCGAAATCCCCGACAGAGATGGAATTCGCTCAGCTCGACTTCGCTTGACACAAAATATCGACTCTGGCACCGGGACGCTCCGGTATTTCCTAGGTGACCATGCCGATTGGAGCGAAGACAACCTGACCGAAGTGGGACCCCCTAAACGGTTGACCAAGGTCGCTGAACGCAAGGGAGTGGTCCAACGGGGTCAGATCATCGAGGTCGATGTCTCCGATGCGACACGACACCCCGGACCGATCACCATCATAATGACGTTGGACAAAGCACATGAAGACGACATCTGGTTTGGTTCGAGGGAAAGCGACACCCCTCCGCAGTTGATTCTACGTTACCTGCCTGGACCGCTTGAAAAGTCATACCCCCCCCCAAAACTCAGCGATCCGCCTGTCTGA